CTCCGCTGACCGCTGGTGCGGGGGCCGTTCGCCGGTTACCTTCCGTTCGCAAGCCGCCAGGGGTACCCCGTCCGCGGGGTTGAGACAGTCCCTTGGAACCTGATCCGGTTCAGACCGGCGTAGGGAGCGCGGCGTGTCGTCCATCGACGGTTCCCATCCGCCGCACCCGGCCCGCCACGGACCGGACGGGGGATGATGCGGTCGCAGGCGCCACCCGGGCATCCCCGGCGTGGCGCCTTTTTCGTTGCCGCACTCCAGGAGCCCCAGATGATCGACCGAGCCCGCCCCCAGACCGCCACCGCCGGCGACTACGGCGACGCGTTCCCCAACAGCCGCAAGGTGTACGTCGAGGGGCGCCACGGCGTGCGCGTGCCCATGCGCGAGATCTCGCTGTCCGGCGGCGAGCCGCCCCTGCGCGTCTACGACACCAGCGGCCCCCTGGGCGCCGACGTGCGGCTGGGGCTGCCCTCCGTTCGCGGGGAGTGGATCCGCGCGCGCGGCGACGTCCAGAACGCGGCGCGCACGTACCGGCCGGTGGATGGAAAGCCGTCCATCGAAATGCCCGAGTCGCTTGCCCGTCCCACCCTGCGCGGCACCGGCTGCGTGACGCAGATGCACTACGCGCGGCGCGGCGAGATCACCCCCGAGATGGAGTACGCGGCGCTGCGCGAAGGGATGGACCCCGAGTTCGTGCGGTCGGAAGTGGCCCGCGGGCGGGCCATCATCCCGGCCAACATCAACCACCCCGAGCTGGAGCCGATGATCATCGGCCGCGGCTTCAAGGTGAAGGTGAACGCCAACATCGGGAACTCGGCCGTCAGCAGCTCCATCGACGAAGAGGTGGAAAAGCTGCGCTGGGCCACGCTGTGGGGCGCCGACACCGTGATGGACCTGTCGACGGGCCGGAACATCCACGAAACGCGCGAGTGGATCATCCGCAACTCCGCCGTTCCCATCGGCACGGTGCCCATCTACCAGGCGCTGGAAAAGGTGGGCGGTGTGCCCGAGGAGCTGACGTGGGAGCTGTACCGCGACACGCTGATCGAGCAGGCCGAGCAGGGTGTGGACTACTTCACCGTGCACGCCGGCGTCCTCCTGCGCTACGTGCCGATGACGGCCAACCGCCTGACCGGCATCGTGAGCCGCGGCGGATCGATCATCGCCAAGTGGTGCCTGGCGCACCACCGCGAAAGCTTTCTGTACACGCACTTCCGCGAAATCTGCGAGATCATGCGGGCGTACGACGTCAGCTTTTCGCTGGGCGACGGGCTGCGTCCGGGGAGCATCTACGACGCCAACGACGAGGCGCAGTTCGCGGAGCTGCGCACGCAGGGCGAGCTGAACCGCATCGCCTGGGAGTTCGACGTGCAGACGATGAACGAGGGGCCGGGGCACGTGCCCATGCACCTGATCAAGGAGAACATGGAGAAGCAGCTCGAGTGGTGCCAGGAGGCGCCCTTCTACACCCTCGGGCCGCTGACGACGGACATCGCGCCGGGCTACGACCACATCACGTCGGCCATCGGCGCGGCGCAGATCGGCTGGTACGGCACGGCGATGCTGTGCTACGTGACGCCCAAGGAGCACCTGGGGCTGCCCAACCGCGACGACGTGAAGGCGGGGGTGATCACGTACAAGATCGCCGCGCACGCGGCGGACCTGGCCAAGGGGCACCCGCGGGCGCAGGAGTGGGACAACGCACTCAGCAAGGCGCGCTTCGAGTTCCGCTGGCGCGACCAGTTCAACCTGGCGCTGGATCCCGTGACGGCGCTCTCGTACCATGACGAGACGCTGCCGGCGGAGGGCGCCAAGATCGCGCACTTCTGCAGCATGTGCGGCCCCAAGTTCTGCAGCATGAAGATCACGCAGGACGTGCGCGACTACGCCGCGAAGCAGAAGGAGATCGAGGCCGGCATGGCCCACAAGTCCGCCGAGTTCCGCGAGCGCGGGGCCGAGGTGTACCTGCGCACCGATGCCGGCGCCGCAGAGGTGGACGTGGATGCGGAGGAGACGGTCGCGGCGGATTGATCTGCGGCTTCGGTCGGATGAACGGCGCGGGGAACACCGGCTGATGCTCCCCGCATTCTTTCTTCCGGCCGAGTCGCGAGCGGGCGGCGAGGTGTAGCTGGCGACGCACACCGCGTCGCAGCAGAGGGGAGGAAAATCGTCACGGCGGATCAACAGTTACAGACTGAAGCTGCCCCCGCCAACATGCGCGCTGACCCAGCGCACGCCACCTTTCGCGGCGTGGCGCTTGACTGTCGGCGGGTCGAGAGCGTCACCCCCTGCTTGAACGGTGGGCTCGGAACGATTACTGTTCGTGACTGCGGCCCTCATTTACGAAAGCAGAAAATAATATGAGTGCTTCCCAGCTGGATTTCCTAGCGGAGCCGCTTCCCGTCATCCCGCAGTCGATCGGCGGTGCGACGGTCACCGCTTTCGATACCCGCCAGCTTCTAACCCGGGCAACCGGCTTCATGTCGGCGTTCGACTACACGCTCAACCCGTACGTAGGCTGCTCGTTCGGCTGCTCCTATTGCTACGCAGCTTTCTTTGCTGGCACTACGGAGCGTCGTGAGAACTGGGGCGCCTGGGTAGAGGTCAAGCAGAACGCCGTCGACCAACTGCGCCGTACGCGATCCCTGCAGGGGAAGCGAATCTATATGAGTTCAGTCACCGATCCCTACCAGCCCGTGGAGCGGGAACTGGAACTCACGCGGGGGTTGCTGGAGGTGATGGTGGAAACCGGCCGGCAACCACGCCTGGTGGTGCAGACGCGGAGTCCGCTGGTGGCCCGGGACGCCGATCTGCTTTCGAAATTGGCCCACGTCCGTGTCAACATGACCATCACCACGGACGACGAAGCAATCCGCAAGCGGTTTGAGCCTCGCTGCCCCGGCAACGACCGCCGGATCGAGGCGCTGATGGAGGTCAAGCGCGCCGGCGTGCGGGTTGGAGTGTGCCTCACGCCGATGCTTCCGCTGCGGAATCCGGCCCATTTCGCGGAGCAGCTGGCGGCGCTGGAAGCGGACGTGTATGTCGCGCAACCGTTCAAGCCGTCACGCGGTCCATTCGCGGCCAGTACCCGCCAGATGGCCAACGACATTCTCACTGAATTCGGCTGGGACCAGCGGTCCTATCGCCGGGCGTTCAACGAGCTAAGGCGGCGGATTCCGGGCTTGTACGAAGGACAGGCCGGGTTCATGCCCGAGTGATTTCCACGGCATCTAGTCTCAAGGGTTGTCGGCTTGCATGCGGCCTGCATATGTTCACGGCAGGCCGGCTTTTTTTATCCTATCCTACGTTCCTGCACCTGATGCCACTATCTGAAGAGCTGCGCAGCCGCCTTGAGACGACCGTCGCCAACGCCGTGTGGGCCGAGCGGAACCAGTCGGAGCGGCAGGGAACGCTCACGCCGTTCCACCAGGAACTGCGCGATGCGTCGGAAGAGCTCAAGAAGCTTTCACGCGGTGTAAACGTC
This region of Longimicrobium sp. genomic DNA includes:
- the thiC gene encoding phosphomethylpyrimidine synthase ThiC, with the translated sequence MIDRARPQTATAGDYGDAFPNSRKVYVEGRHGVRVPMREISLSGGEPPLRVYDTSGPLGADVRLGLPSVRGEWIRARGDVQNAARTYRPVDGKPSIEMPESLARPTLRGTGCVTQMHYARRGEITPEMEYAALREGMDPEFVRSEVARGRAIIPANINHPELEPMIIGRGFKVKVNANIGNSAVSSSIDEEVEKLRWATLWGADTVMDLSTGRNIHETREWIIRNSAVPIGTVPIYQALEKVGGVPEELTWELYRDTLIEQAEQGVDYFTVHAGVLLRYVPMTANRLTGIVSRGGSIIAKWCLAHHRESFLYTHFREICEIMRAYDVSFSLGDGLRPGSIYDANDEAQFAELRTQGELNRIAWEFDVQTMNEGPGHVPMHLIKENMEKQLEWCQEAPFYTLGPLTTDIAPGYDHITSAIGAAQIGWYGTAMLCYVTPKEHLGLPNRDDVKAGVITYKIAAHAADLAKGHPRAQEWDNALSKARFEFRWRDQFNLALDPVTALSYHDETLPAEGAKIAHFCSMCGPKFCSMKITQDVRDYAAKQKEIEAGMAHKSAEFRERGAEVYLRTDAGAAEVDVDAEETVAAD
- a CDS encoding SPL family radical SAM protein, whose translation is MSASQLDFLAEPLPVIPQSIGGATVTAFDTRQLLTRATGFMSAFDYTLNPYVGCSFGCSYCYAAFFAGTTERRENWGAWVEVKQNAVDQLRRTRSLQGKRIYMSSVTDPYQPVERELELTRGLLEVMVETGRQPRLVVQTRSPLVARDADLLSKLAHVRVNMTITTDDEAIRKRFEPRCPGNDRRIEALMEVKRAGVRVGVCLTPMLPLRNPAHFAEQLAALEADVYVAQPFKPSRGPFAASTRQMANDILTEFGWDQRSYRRAFNELRRRIPGLYEGQAGFMPE